The DNA window TCACCAGCAGCTCGAAGGAGACCTCCGGCACGAAAAGAGCGGGGCGCGGGCCCTGCAGTGCGGCACACAAAGAGTTAACTCTCCTCCAGAGGactttttaacacacacacacacacacacacacacacacacaaaggcacaaacgcacacaagcacatgcacacgtacatacacacacgcaataaAAAACATGGGCAGTCTACTGCTTTATTGACTACGAGTCAAGATAGCAGAGACAAACTTAATATGTTTTCTATTGACCGTAATATATAGACTATAGCCATTTGGTTTAAAGAGAAAAACTTGCAAGCATAACAGTAAAGAAGCCATCTATACTACTGTTTGCTCTCTATCATCTATCACTGATAACAATATCTTTTCGGCATACTGTAATACACCAGACGGGTTGTGGTGCAGCACTGCACAAAAGTACACACGCTCGTCCCCACAGCAGCCGGGCGTTACCGTGGCATTGCGGATGGCAGTGAGGATGTCCATCTCGGTGAGGCCGCCCAGGGGGTCAATAGACTGCAGGGTGCGCCCAAACGTCTCGTGGAAGATGTAGCAGATCCGAGCTCCCCCGCACCTGCCGCGGGCAGAGGAGTTGGactgagtgtgtgggtgtgtgtgtgtgtgggcgcacgcgagtgtgtgtgtgtgtctgtgtgtgtgcacgtctccCCTCCCCACAGTGGCTAGCGGAACAGCGAGTGAATCAGCAAGTCGCCATCAGGGGAATTCATTCGAACGGGGTCAAAGGGTATAATTCACTTTGGTCTCATCCTCTGTGAATCAGTGGCCTGTGAACTGCTCAGAAGCTCTGGGGCAGAACCAGCAGCGGGGCACGGGTTCACGGCAAAGCACAGACCCGAAAACGAAACCTAAATCACACGAGACGGAAATTACAACGAGCGCTCTGTGATACAGTCGGCCTTAATCGTGACATACAATAGACCCCTAATGTGTATAAAAGCCTCTTTGTGGGCGGCGGATCCATCGTGTCCTCGGAAGACTCACAGCTCAGAGGTCTGGATGTGGCGGGCGGTGCCCTCGATGGTGCTGCAGTAGTCGGAGGCGAACTTGGTGACGATCTGCAGCAGGGTGGCGCTGTGGTCCTCCACGGGCTGGCCGTAGCCGCTGAGCCGGGCCTGGTACTGGGCGCTCAGCACCGTCACGCGGGTCTTCAGCTCGGGCAGGCAGTCGCGGATGTGGTGCATGAGCAGGCGGCTGAGGGCGCGCGCCAGGTAGCGGGAGCCGCTCCGCGACGCCAGCGACGGGTAGTGGCGCTGCAGGAAGGCCTGCTCGTCCCGCGCCGAGTCCGCCACGCTCTTCTGCGTGTTGATGTCGTGCTGGCTCCTGCGGGGGGGGgcgacagtgggggggggggggggggggggaggaaagacTGAGGCCAGGCCGCCTTCGAATCGGAGCGGGGCTTTGTGATGAAAGGGCCACCGGTGAGTTCACACCGACTTCCTATTGACTTCAGATGGCTAGCCTCGGGGCTGTTTTGACGAATCTGCTGGAGTGAACTATTTCGGCGCGGAGAAATCTATTACGGTTCAGGCTTACTGACAGCATCTCATAGGGACAGCTGCACTGCGCTTTCACCATCTGCGTCGAGTCAAAATGCACTCAAAGAAATGACTCAATACACTGAGGcccatttattttctcaaaaaccAAGGCTTAGATGACCACATAGCTTATTATGACTGACATTTCAAGGGTAGCGTATCTTCCcgtgttgagtttttttttttttataaccagAGTGGACAGTGACTGAACGGACCTGTTGACCACCCCGATGATGCCTAACCGAACCGGAATGACCCGGCCCAGCAGAACCTCCAGGGCATCCGTGCCGGCGTCCATCAAGTCCAGCTTACTGACCACGAGCAGAGTCCTACGACCTGGAAGAGAGGCAGGCACGAAGATCTGAGGGTGAGCACAGAACAGATTCTTATCCACCCACACTATGCCATAGGCTAAAACAATGAGCCTTGACAGTTTAGATGGCCTGTTCCCATCATCAAACATTAGCATGTTCTTATTCCTCTCTTGATACCAAGAAGAGAAACCCTCCAGACTGCAGCACAAAATATATTACCACAGTACAAAAAAGAAGCAGAGGAAATGACAGAATCGTGCAGCCAAAACCCCAGAGAGCAGACCAGGAGCCCCTCACCGTCTGGGTCAACCTCTCGGGCCAGTTTGAGGGCATCGCAGGTAGCCAGGTCGGAGTTGGCGGGCGACACAGAGAGGATGAGCGAGTTTGGGTTGGAGATGAAGGACAGGATCATCTCTTGCACCTGAGTTTCGATGTCTTCGGGCTGGTCACCCACGGGGACCTGGAAAAGGCGAATTTCGCTTGATTAAAACGTCAGTGTGGAGGGGACGTATTGCAGAGCGACGGTTAAAGAAACGCACGGCATCTTTTACGAAACCGCACGCGCAGAGAACGTCCAACCGCATCTGGGTTTGAATAACCTGTCAAGAGTATTCGAGTTACCTTGGTGATCCCCGGAAGGTCCACCAAAGTGAGATTAAGGACATGAGGAGAGAAGATCTTCAAATGGATGGGCTCTGGGCTGATCCcctaaaggaaaaataaaaagagaaagagagtgagagagagagggagaaagggagagagacaaacacagaatgACCATCAGTCCAGATGTGACAGGCATCAGAGGTGCCAAAGTATGACggttattaaaaataaacaacaaaaaaaacaacatttccatCAAGCCAAGCTCCTACATTCTCATTACACATGTCGAGACCAGAAAAACTGGTACACCTGAAGCAAATGTGTTGATATCAATTCAGGCTGACAATGAAAACATTAGATGCTTTTTCTATTAGTTGAATTTGATCAGATGTTGCGTGGATTGGTGTTAATTAAGCTGGGTTTTGTTTCAAGCAAATATTTAAACTCCAAACACAGTGCCACTGAATCATTTTGTTGTTCGGCACAAAGTTATTCAAATTTGAACTGTAACAAAacatatgttgttatttttcagttaaCCTGCTTtagcaaattaaatgaattcttAGCTTGATAGTTCAAACGTCACACACTGTTCTTATATAAAAACCTGCAAACAGAtgtctttttttgcattgtctTCTATGTCTAACCTAAATCCAAATGCATCCAACTTAAAACCACAGTCAGCATGCTGAATTTCATTAGGCCAATACTCATCCATCACCAGATGCTTAGGATGTCATTTTTGACTTTCTCTAGTTGTTGTCTGCATTTCTCTATGCTGATGACATTATGTAATTAACGTGCAAATAAAAGCCCCATCTTTCAAAAATGGTTTGTTCGACTAATGCGTAATGTGATTATTCCTTCCAGTTAGCATGTTAGTCATAACAGCCCTACTTCATTCAAAAAAGAttttcacaaatacatttttacattaatttactaAAACAGTGGTATATTGCCTTCTCTCTTACCCATGGTCAAATCTCTTTAGTACAAAAAATGTTCTATATTTTGGCTGCatatattatcatttttgtttataactAGAGACAATAAAATTCTTGAAAGCCTGAAACTCGtggcaaaaaaacacatttttacacctCAATCCCTGGTACCACAGCAGGGCTTTAAAAGCATGTCTGCTAAAGACAAGCCAAAGCAGCTGGTCAGTAGATGCCTCAGTCTCCGGCTCACCTTGTTGTCCCCGGACATGCGAGCGGTCTCTTCCTCAATCTCCTTCCGGATTTCACTGAAATCTGTAAATATCTGAGTGGAAAAGAACACAGTCAAAGCCACGATATTATAACCGTTTTTCTTTACCGTTTGTGAACCGCGTCCATCTTCAAtactaaaaatgtatgtattaacTGTATTGTAAAATTATCTGTACGTTAATAACCAGAGGAAGGCTGTTATCGGGAGCTACGGTACTGCCTCATGTGAGCgggaaataaaatggaaatatgagGGAAGATTACAGACGGGCCTACGCTGGACTGGAAATTGAAAGAGCGCAGACGGATGCCTCGGGCAGTACCTGGTTTTTACAGTGAAGGAACGTGCCCCATTCTTCAGCTTTGATCCCTtgaacagagggagagggggatgagcgCGCAAGAACTAATAAAGCAAAAGCCTCCACAGCACTGACAACTGAAAATGGGGTCCTGGTGGGGTTAGGCAgtgttaaaacaaaatgtcattcaGAAACTGTCACAAGCACAATAAATgatttgcaccactgaactctggAAGATTGTaagaagcaaataaaataaataaatttaaaacacagacaggaaaaaggggACAGATCCATGCAGAAttaacagacagaaacagacacctGGGTAGCTGTTCTGAGAGTTTTGTTTTGTCCCATTTCCTAAGGAAGAGAATAAAAGACAAGGAAGTGGAGGGAAAATGTTAGCAACTAACAGAAGAACCCTACGAATTATTAATAGCTTTTGGTCACATGCAATGGAAGCTCTGACTATGAGGAGCATTATATTAGTCAGGCAGTGAACACTGACACTGATCCTGAACAAGGCTGTAATTCTTCATCTAAACCGATAAAGTACGTAGACCATTTtgtgcattatttattcatagtaCTCAGTAAGTACACTTAAATATGAGCAACCCCACAGCATAGAGTGGAGAGCTCTAAAGTGCACCCCAACAGTAACTGTTTGAATGCGGTGTGATAccattttctgtgtgctttctTTCCTCCAAAGGGGGGACGTGGACGAGCTGCAACACTAGGGGCCTCCGTGTTACTATCCCTGACCCTCGGGGTAGAAAGTCTCGCCCCACCAAGCTCTCCAGCACCGAGCTCTTCCCACTGCTCTGTCATTGGAAGAAGTGTAAAACCCATGTAATACAGCCCTCGtatgttacaaaatgtgtcatCATCTTGTTCATTTGTTATACACATcctagagggaaaaaaaacctaatttcaCTCCAGGCACTCACTGATATACACTCCTGAAGATGTGCCCAGCTACATATCAAGAAAGGCTTTTGAGTCTTTTTTGATGCTGAAActtatgtaatgtaaaaataagcCAGCATTCCCTATTATCATAagtgaatttcatttttctgaGACCACTGTTAACTGCAGTATGTGTACAAAGAGAGGTCTTACATTGTGCCATCCTCAGCAATTCACAGGACATATTCTTAATTCTGACAATACATACTATCTGATAGCAATTATCaatcagtatttcattttcaaataatgtgCAGAAAAAATACCTTTGTTTTCTCTGCAAAAAGAGAATGTTTAATTGTTCCGGTATagacataaaacaacaaaaattatgtattaaaaatagATTGATGTgaaatactgaataataattggtataaatttgcattttgatGAAACAAATGAGAACTTGTTAATTTGGACACTTGTGCATTCTTGTGAATTGTGGAAGACACGTACTGTACTAAACTTTGTACACATATTGCAATTAGTAGTGGTAcgaaacatttttttgccaaTTGTGAGTGGTGGCtgctgtgtctttttttgtgataCGCACTGTTCTAGGGCTTTGTATTGGATAATGACACCTTATTCCCAAAATGGACCTTTGACCAGCTTTAACTGACCTGTGTCCCAACCACCACAATCTGGGGCAGATGAATGACCTCAGCACCAACAGTAAGGAAGACTTCCTGAAGCCGGTTAATGATGGGAATGAGAGTCTCCATCTCTGCCTGCCTGAAAGGAACACTGCACATgcgcaacagagagagaggggaagggatggggaaaCGGTGGTTATAAATCCACAGAGAAATACAGGCAGACAATCTCCCTGATCCTGTTAAACAAACACTAACAGCAATGCCATATCAGGGATTGTGTACATAGAGAGTAAGTCGGTAAGCCAATTATAACCTGTTATTACAACCTCTTCCCTACACTGAACTCCAGTGATGACAGTCTTACATAAGGAGAGGGAATGCCATATCAGGGATTCAAAGGCACAGCGTGTGACCCAAAAGCACAACAGTCCTGCATCCAGAAAGAAGACTCACTGCCTACTGACAAGTGAGCTAGGCCCTTTGCATGATTCGGGTTAATGTGGGGGAAAATAGCGTAGattgatcattttaaatattttgtttccctctgtaaaatatttggctggtatattttttcttttttcttaaaaagtgaCACAAATGTTAGTCAAAAAGGTTTCAGACATCACAATTTTAATTCTACCACATTAATAAATAGCATGACAAGTTACGGTTCAGTTCAACAGTTGTTAAATGCACAATTGAACTCTTGCcttggcaggtgtgtgtgtaatggaaaaaaatgctggCAATCAGTGTCCATCTACAATGTATCTGAAACACTTCAATGGCAAGCTGAGCTATTTTCTGATTATTCCCAAATGCAAACTCGAAATTATAAATAGTGGAGTCCCTTTACTACAATACCCTGTTAATTCAAGAGAATTAATTCTGCAGTTTCTTTAAACGTTTAACGCTTTTTGTGTGTCTAATAACCCACTAAATAGACCACAGCAGGAAAATGCCTAGCTATTACCTTGTTAAGCAGTGTAGCAGTTGTTTTGTAGTTTGAACATACTATTCCCAATAAGCCGTTTGACGTTTAAGTCATCAGCACTTGCCCTTCCGAAATAAATATGTGAGTTTAGAATTGATTGTAAATGACAAGATAGCGATTCAATGAATCGCTGCTTTGGAAAGTGAAAGCAGAagcagtttgttcattttaagtaCCGAGTAGGCCAGCCAACGCCTTCCACAGCTCATATAAAAAGGTCATATTGCTTCACGCCAGCTTCCTGGTGTATCCATCTGAgaccgaacccgaacccgaacccaaGGGCTTGACTGTTTTGATAAATTCTGACGCTATGTCAAGACACTGGGCTGTCAAGATAGCTAGCTGTCATCAGTCTAACCATAATTCGACCATAAGTATCCTCGCTGATATTGACACTCATCTAGCTGGATAAGGAAGCAAACAACTAGGACACGCATATCACAAATGtcgccatttaaaaaataatgttcgTGTAGCTTGTTGCCTAACGAGTCATTCTATCTGACAAGCTAACCAGCTAACCTTACTGAGATTGAACAAGCTGGCACTACCTAAGTCGAGAGAGAGTAGGCTGACGGTACACAACTGTAGCACGGCAATAAGCCagctaatattagctagctatatggataataattaatgataaaaatgatgaaaataattaattatctATTTGCTCTCACCAAACAGACACAGCTGCGAATTCTCGTCTTAGTCCTACACGACGGTGATCACTCCATTATTCCttacaaaatcattttacaATAGTCAGGGACAGCTGCTGCTATTTCCCTTCAAATTGTACATTCCTATTGCAGTCTTCTTCTAAACAATTTTATATGGTTTTGACTATGAACTGCTGCCGCCTACTGTATCGGCGAACAATCGCCTTCATCGAGTAGCATCTCCCCAGCGAATCTCAATTTTTCGCCTGAAGACTCGAACTGTCAAGTTATCTCAAGTCACAAATCATTTTagtaaatgtaataattgtgctcagatcagattttttaaaatcgaATGAAAGGGGCAAAACAGCGTGAAAACGACAGTGAAGTTCACTTCAGGAGACAAATGAAATAGGATTAATGGTGGTTTTGGCCGGTAGTACGGTGAGAGTTCCGTTCTCAACGTAAGACTCTAGGTCTCCATCTTGTATCTTACATGCAAATAcagtaaattattaaatgtgtgtCGAGCAGTGACAGTGGCAGTCATAATTCACATGAAGTCTTAACAATATTATGTTAACATAACCGTTTTCCCCCCAAACCAACTGATTTCCCATGCGGTCTATGCTCAGTAGAATGTTCTGTGTCAATTTCAGCTCttattcaactcttaacagataaaatTTGGTCCACCTCTgggttttctttcttctctgctATAAACAA is part of the Anguilla anguilla isolate fAngAng1 chromosome 10, fAngAng1.pri, whole genome shotgun sequence genome and encodes:
- the si:dkey-32e23.4 gene encoding dynamin-1-like protein isoform X2, encoding METLIPIINRLQEVFLTVGAEVIHLPQIVVVGTQSSGKSSVLESLVGRDFLPRGSGIVTRRPLVLQLVHVPPLEERKHTENGIKAEEWGTFLHCKNQIFTDFSEIRKEIEEETARMSGDNKGISPEPIHLKIFSPHVLNLTLVDLPGITKVPVGDQPEDIETQVQEMILSFISNPNSLILSVSPANSDLATCDALKLAREVDPDGRRTLLVVSKLDLMDAGTDALEVLLGRVIPVRLGIIGVVNRSQHDINTQKSVADSARDEQAFLQRHYPSLASRSGSRYLARALSRLLMHHIRDCLPELKTRVTVLSAQYQARLSGYGQPVEDHSATLLQIVTKFASDYCSTIEGTARHIQTSELCGGARICYIFHETFGRTLQSIDPLGGLTEMDILTAIRNATGPRPALFVPEVSFELLVKKQIKRLEEPSLRCVELVHEELQRIVQHCSAYSTQELLRFPKLHDSIVEVVTGLLRKRLPITNEMVHNLVAIELAYINTKHPDFTDAAQVSASVNSQQTETLQDAEKRWKNEKAAEEKAAGEKSKAPDFSSPTKGQAINLLDTAVPVSRRLSAREQRDCEVIQRLIKCYFLIVRKSIQDSVPKTVMHFLVNHVKERLQSELVGQLYKQALLEELLIESQDTAQQRTEVAHMLEALQKASQIISEIRETHLW
- the si:dkey-32e23.4 gene encoding dynamin-1-like protein isoform X3, which codes for MSGDNKGISPEPIHLKIFSPHVLNLTLVDLPGITKVPVGDQPEDIETQVQEMILSFISNPNSLILSVSPANSDLATCDALKLAREVDPDGRRTLLVVSKLDLMDAGTDALEVLLGRVIPVRLGIIGVVNRSQHDINTQKSVADSARDEQAFLQRHYPSLASRSGSRYLARALSRLLMHHIRDCLPELKTRVTVLSAQYQARLSGYGQPVEDHSATLLQIVTKFASDYCSTIEGTARHIQTSELCGGARICYIFHETFGRTLQSIDPLGGLTEMDILTAIRNATGPRPALFVPEVSFELLVKKQIKRLEEPSLRCVELVHEELQRIVQHCSAYSTQELLRFPKLHDSIVEVVTGLLRKRLPITNEMVHNLVAIELAYINTKHPDFTDAAQVSASVNSQQTETLQDAEKRWKNEKAAEEKAAGEKSKAPDFSSPTKGQAINLLDTAVPVSRRLSAREQRDCEVIQRLIKCYFLIVRKSIQDSVPKTVMHFLVNHVKERLQSELVGQLYKQALLEELLIESQDTAQQRTEVAHMLEALQKASQIISEIRETHLW
- the si:dkey-32e23.4 gene encoding dynamin-1-like protein isoform X1; this translates as METLIPIINRLQEVFLTVGAEVIHLPQIVVVGTQSSGKSSVLESLVGRDFLPRGSGIVTRRPLVLQLVHVPPLEERKHTENGNGTKQNSQNSYPGIKAEEWGTFLHCKNQIFTDFSEIRKEIEEETARMSGDNKGISPEPIHLKIFSPHVLNLTLVDLPGITKVPVGDQPEDIETQVQEMILSFISNPNSLILSVSPANSDLATCDALKLAREVDPDGRRTLLVVSKLDLMDAGTDALEVLLGRVIPVRLGIIGVVNRSQHDINTQKSVADSARDEQAFLQRHYPSLASRSGSRYLARALSRLLMHHIRDCLPELKTRVTVLSAQYQARLSGYGQPVEDHSATLLQIVTKFASDYCSTIEGTARHIQTSELCGGARICYIFHETFGRTLQSIDPLGGLTEMDILTAIRNATGPRPALFVPEVSFELLVKKQIKRLEEPSLRCVELVHEELQRIVQHCSAYSTQELLRFPKLHDSIVEVVTGLLRKRLPITNEMVHNLVAIELAYINTKHPDFTDAAQVSASVNSQQTETLQDAEKRWKNEKAAEEKAAGEKSKAPDFSSPTKGQAINLLDTAVPVSRRLSAREQRDCEVIQRLIKCYFLIVRKSIQDSVPKTVMHFLVNHVKERLQSELVGQLYKQALLEELLIESQDTAQQRTEVAHMLEALQKASQIISEIRETHLW